ACCGCCGATGTAGTTTTGGAGTTTTTCACCGGTTTCTGTGACTTTCATGGAACACAGCCCCTCTAAGTGGTTTTTTATTGTACATTGTCGTGTTGTACTAGTTGAGTTTACATGCGGATTCACAACTTTAGCCCAGACACTTTGTCAGGTGCGAGGGTCGAAGATGTTTACATCTTGTCAGGAGGTGGCCGATTTTGAAGAAAGAGTCCTTGCTGACGGTGGAAGATGTTTTGAAACGTCCGCTTTTTCAACACGCGGAAGTGGTGGGTGGCCGGCAAGGTCTGTCTCGGGCGATTCGGTGGGTGCATATCTTGGAGTCGGCGCAGCGGGGTTGTTTTTTGGATGGGGGCGAGTTGGTGTTGTCCACAGGGGTGGGGTTTGGGCAGGACCCGGAGAAGTGGATGGCGTATCTGCATGAGTTGATTCAGTACAAAACGGCGGGGTTGTGTGTGGAGCTCGGGGAGTTTTTGTCCGCGGTGACACCGGAGATGGTCGAGTTGGCGGATCATCATCGGTTTCCGTTGGTGGTGTTTCATCAGCCGGTACGGTTCGTGGAGATTACGCTTGATTTGCATGAGTTGATCGTGAATTTGCACACGCAGGCCTTGCGGGCGTTGGGGCGGTATGCGCAGCGGATTCAGAAGTTGACGTTGGAGTCGTTGTCGCTGTCTTCGGTGCTGGCTCATTTTCAAAATGTAGTGCATTCGCAGACGTTTTTCTTGCCGACGGAGGGCAAGGCGTTGTTCGCACCGGCGATGCCGCAGAGTGTGCAGACGGAGATGCGGGAGTTGTTGCAGGGGGCGTTGGGTGCATCGGAGTCGTTTGGTGCTGGGATTCAGAGTGACGGGGAGCGTGGTGGGCAGGGACTTTTTTCAATTTCGGAGCGGAAACAGGTGTTGTACCAGCCGGTGATGACGATGGGGTTTGAGATGGGGATTTTGGGGATTGTGTTGTTTGAGCGTGAGGTGGATGAGTTTCTGTCGTTGACGCTGGATTATACGACGACGGCGGTGGCGCAGTGTTTGATGCGCAAGATGAACGTGCAAGAACAGACGTTCGATCGGCAGGATCGGTTGGTCGATGAGATGCTGGAGAATAAGTTGTTGGTCGAGGAGGACGTTCGGCAGTTGTTGCAGATTCAGCCGTCGGGGACGTGTGGGTATCGGGCGGTGATCGTGGAGGTGTTCGGGG
This genomic stretch from Tumebacillus amylolyticus harbors:
- a CDS encoding PucR family transcriptional regulator encodes the protein MKKESLLTVEDVLKRPLFQHAEVVGGRQGLSRAIRWVHILESAQRGCFLDGGELVLSTGVGFGQDPEKWMAYLHELIQYKTAGLCVELGEFLSAVTPEMVELADHHRFPLVVFHQPVRFVEITLDLHELIVNLHTQALRALGRYAQRIQKLTLESLSLSSVLAHFQNVVHSQTFFLPTEGKALFAPAMPQSVQTEMRELLQGALGASESFGAGIQSDGERGGQGLFSISERKQVLYQPVMTMGFEMGILGIVLFEREVDEFLSLTLDYTTTAVAQCLMRKMNVQEQTFDRQDRLVDEMLENKLLVEEDVRQLLQIQPSGTCGYRAVIVEVFGGEEDVVSEEDLLCVFRPVFSRSGFQAVLRVKGQRFFLLLTDLLSYSEPRGRLQKAMAELERLTRQAFGAGSGIRYGVSRSSRQYAQAYWFFQEAEQVMQVAGTDFFEELGVYRLLLQVKEEHVSASFVEDYLGPLLAYDREHGTQFVTTLRLFLDHYDSKQEAAHRLYVSRQTLYQRLEKIRELLGEDFLSSPEKRLCLSVALRAYEWQKKGSILR